The DNA sequence CATTTCGTGTATAACCAATGGTAGAAGATTTGTACTAAAAAGCGTTTCGGGCGATATGGGCGACAGCATAACACCTGGTAAATTTAAAAAGTAGTATGGGACGTATTAAAAGATGTTGATGAATTAACAGAAGCCGAATTTATTGTTAGAATCGAAAAAATTAATAACTCCAATGAAATAATAAAAACTCAAAATATCACGTCGCAAAATATTCCCGAAAAGAATGTTAATTAAAACAAGAATGGAACTATGCTTTATACCCTCGATAATTCAATAATTTTTGGTGACGGCAGCAATGGATTAGGAATAGGAATTAACATTATTGGCGTATTCGCTTCAATAAATCCTGTTTTTAAGTTTTCAGTAAGTAGAATTAAAAAAGATTATGTTAATGAACAGTCGATAAATTCACGTTTTATAATTTTTACTTATTCTATTGGTGGAGGGTTCTCTTTAAAAATTACACCTAAACTCAATCCTTTTGTTACATTCAACTATTTGAATTGTAAGTTTGTTGAAGGTGGCGAAGCTTTTATAGTAAGTGGTTCATTTTTCGAAAATAATAATTTGTCGATACCTGGGTGGAGCGCACAGATTGGTACAAATTATATTATTAGAAAACTTTCCATAGGTTTTTCTTTTAGTAAAATCCACCCATCTGAAAGGTTAAGTATAAACGGTAAATCGCAATACTACAATAGTATTTCTCTGTTGTTTGGACTAAAATTTTAATCTTATGACTATGAGAAAAATATGCATATTAATCGTTATTCTTTGCTTTAGCTATAATGTATTTCCTCAAATCGAAGGTTCAACAGGTGTGCAAAAATTTAATATTACAAATCAAAGATCTTTAGAAATTAAAAAAGATACGGTATTCATTGTACAAAAGGATACGGTTGTTATTGAAAAACCGGTTATTGAGCCAAAACCGATTAAAGTTCTTCCTCAAATTGTATGGAATTTACCTGCTGCTACTAATCAAACTACTTCGTTCGAAAACTTTATGGTTGATGTTTGCATTAAATCGTCTAAGCCAATAAAATCGGTATCTGTTTATCAAAATGGAAAATTATTAGAAGAAATACTTTATGGTGCACAGGAATTTCGCTCAGAATGCGACTTTGCTATAAAGAAAAAAATAAAACTTACACTGGGACAGAATACTATAAAAATATTGGCGGTTAATGTAGATACTTTATCAATGTCTGAAGCTAATATTTTTTATAATCCGGTTTCTGGTAAATATTATGCCTTAATAATCGGAGTTGAAGATTATATGGATAATAAAATTAACGATTTGGATCGTCCTGTAAAAGATGCAAGCCAGTTGGTAGAATTGCTCACAAATATCTACACATTTGAAAAAGAAAATATAATTTTTTTAAAGAATCCAACCAAATCTCAAATTATTCAAGCATTATACCAATACCGCTTTAAAATCACCAATGAAGATAATCTAATGATTTTTTATGCTGGTCATGGATACTGGGACGAAGCCATGCAAACAGGCTATTGGCTACCTGTAGATGCACAAAAAGACAATCCTGTTAACTGGTTTTCAAACATAGAGTTACGAGCATATATTAAAGCCATACCAGCCAAACATACGCTTTTGATAGCCGATGCTTGTTTTAGTGGAGGTATTTTTAAAACACGCTCTGCCTTTTCAGAAGCTCCTGCTGCAATAAGCGAATTAATGAAATTGCCCAGTCGCAAGGCAATGACAAGTGGAACAATGACTACGGTCCCTGATAAAAGTGTGTTTATGGATTTTTTACTTAAAAGACTAAGCGAAAATCAAGAAAAATTTCTTCCCACCGAAAAACTTTTTGTTAGTTTTAAAGATGCTGTTATTAATAATAGTTCGGTAAATCAGGTTCCACAGTATGGCGAAATTCGCGAATCGGGTGATGAAGGTGGTGATTTTATTTTTATACATAAATAAAAAGTAACGGATTATTTTTGAATTTAGGCATAAAAAATGTTTTTATAAATAATAAATATTCAGTGTGTTACAGTTTGTCGTTGTGAAATAAAAAAATATAACTTTACTTTGCAGAAAAAAAATTGATGGCAGCAATTCGTCGTACATTCGATATTATAGATCATATTTGTGAGCTGTATCCCTCCAAAATTGATGTTTTTGGTGGTAAACGAAATGGAGTTTGGTTTATTTATTCCTCTCAGTCGTATAAAGAATATGTCGATTGCATTAGTTACTCATTGCTTGAGTATGGTTTTAATAAAGGAGATAAAATATTGAGTGTTTCTTCAAATAAACCCGAATGGAATTTTATGGATATGGCGCTTGCACAACTCGGCATTATTCATATTCCCGTTTACCCGAATATTAACGTTGAAGAATACATTTATATATTTAATCATAGCGATGCAAAAGCAATCTTTGTGGGCGATGATGTTATTTATCAGCGTGTAAAACCGGCTATAGATAAAACTACTTCTATTCAAAAAGTTTTTTGCTTATGGAAAAACGAGTGTTTACACGATTCAAATATTTATGCACTTATTGAAAATGGTCGAAAATTAGCTTCTAAACATCAGCAAACACTAAATTCTATTAAGAAAAGTATAGACATACATGACATTGCAACTATAATATATACCTCTGGGACAACAGGTATGCCCAAAGGAGTTATGTTAAGCCATCAAAATTTAGTTTCCAATGTTATTTCTACTTGTAAAATACAACCGCTCAATTCAAAACAT is a window from the Bacteroidales bacterium genome containing:
- a CDS encoding caspase family protein: MRKICILIVILCFSYNVFPQIEGSTGVQKFNITNQRSLEIKKDTVFIVQKDTVVIEKPVIEPKPIKVLPQIVWNLPAATNQTTSFENFMVDVCIKSSKPIKSVSVYQNGKLLEEILYGAQEFRSECDFAIKKKIKLTLGQNTIKILAVNVDTLSMSEANIFYNPVSGKYYALIIGVEDYMDNKINDLDRPVKDASQLVELLTNIYTFEKENIIFLKNPTKSQIIQALYQYRFKITNEDNLMIFYAGHGYWDEAMQTGYWLPVDAQKDNPVNWFSNIELRAYIKAIPAKHTLLIADACFSGGIFKTRSAFSEAPAAISELMKLPSRKAMTSGTMTTVPDKSVFMDFLLKRLSENQEKFLPTEKLFVSFKDAVINNSSVNQVPQYGEIRESGDEGGDFIFIHK